GGGCCGGCATCGCCGACGGGACCATCGGCTCGGTCGGCTCCGACCACGCGCCGCACCTGCTGGAGGAGAAGCTGCGCGGGTTCGAGGACGCGCCCGCCGGCGGGCTGGGGGTCGAGACGCTGGCGCCGCTCATGGTCGACGCGATGGCGCGCGGCCGGATCACCCCGTCGCGGCTGGCCGAGGTGCTCTCGGCCGGGACGGCGCGGCTGTACGGCCTGTGGCCGCGCAAGGGCAGCCTGCGCCCGGGCGCCGACGCCGACCTCACGCTGGTCGACCCGCGCGGCTCGGCCCGCATCGCCAACGAGCGCATGCACGCGCTGAACCCCGTCACGACCTGGGACGGCTGGGAGCTGCACGGCCGGGTCGTCGCGTCGCTGCTCGGCGGTGTGCCCGCGATGCGCGACGGCGAGCCGGTCGGCGAGCGCCGCGGCCGCTTCGTCGCGGCCCGGCACTCGGGGGTGTTCGCGTGACGGACGAGCTGATCGCGCTGCTGGAGCGCCGGGTGGCGGAGGCCGCGGCACTGCGCTGGGACGACCTGCCGGCCGGCCTGCGCGCGCACGCCGGCCTGATACTGGCCGACACCGTGGGCGTCGTCGCGGCGGGCGCGCGGTCCGCGGAGGTCCGTGCGCTCGCGGCCGACCCGCTGCTCGGCCTCGGCCCGGACGGTCCCGCGCGCACCCTCGCGCCCGGCCGCCCGCGCGGCGACCCCGCGACGGTGGCCTGGGTCAACGGCACCGCCGGCACCTTTCTGGAGCTGGACGAGGGGTACCGGCCGACCGGGCACCCGGCGATCCACGTCCTGCCGGCGGCGCTGGCCACGGCCGAGACGGTGCACGCCGACGGCGCCCGGCTCGGCGCCGCGTTCGTCGCCGGGTACGAGGTGGCCGCGCTGCTGTTCGAGTCGTTCCGGCTCCCGCCGCCGATGCACCCGCACGGGCACTTCGGCGCGCTGGGCGCCGCCACCGCCGTCGCGATGCTGCGCGGCGACGACCCGGTCGCCGTGGTGCGCGTGGCGGCGACGCAGCCGCTGCTCACCGGCTGGGCGGCCTGCTACGAGGGCGCCACGGCGCGCAACAGCTGGACCGGCCACGCCGGGCGCGCCGGTGTCCAGGCGTCGATGCTGCACCGGGCCGGATTCACCGGGTCGCTGAGCTCGCACCTCTCCGTCGTCGCGCCGTACGCCCTCGACCCCGGCGGCCTGCGCGATCCGGTGCGCCCGGCGGCGCTGCGGATCGGGCGCAACTACGTCAAGCTGCACTCCGCCTGCGCGCTGACCCACGGCGCGCTGGACGCCACCGTCCGGGCGTGGTCGCGGCTGGGCGCCGACCCGGACGACGTGGCCGAGGTCGTCGTCGACACCGTCAGCGCCAACCTGCGGGTCGACCGTCAGGCCGCGCCCAACGCGCTGTCCACCCGCTTCTCGCTGCCGTACGCCGTCGCGGCGGCGATCCGCACCGGCTCGACCGGACCCGCCGCCTTCGACTGGCGCCCGGACGTCGCCGCACTGGCCGCCCGCGTCCGTGTCCGGGCCGACCCGGAGCTGGACGTGCTCTGGCCGGACGCCGCGCCGGCCCGGGTCCGCATCGGCCTCGCCTCCGGCGCCGCCGCCGAGGCCCGGGCCGACAACCCGCACGGCCACCACAGCGACCCCGCCACCCGCGACGAGCTCCGCGCCAAGTTCGTCCGCCTCGGCGGCGCGGCCGCCACGTTCGACGCGCTCACCGCCTTCGCCGACGCCGCCGACTGCGCCGCCCTGCCCCTCTAGCCCCAACCTGAGTTGATCATGGAGAAGGTCGGCCTCGGGGCGACTCCAGAGCCGACCTTCTCCATGATCAACTCGGGCTGGGGTGGGGTTGTGGATAACTTCCGGGCGATCGGCGGGTTCGGGTGATGATCGGGCGGTGCCACGTCACCGACCTCTCAGCGAGCCGTTCCGATCCCAGCCGTTCTCCGTCGCCGACGCGAGGGCCGCCGGCCTGTCGAAGGACGTGCTTGGCGCGGCTCGATTCCGGCGTCCGTTCCGAGGCGTACGGATCCCCGCGTCGCTGCCCGAGTCACTGCGCACGACGTGCGAGGCCCTCCGGCTCGTCGTGCCCTCGACGGCAGCGTTCTCGCACGAGACGGCGGCTCTGCTGTGCGACCTCCCGGTGCCGGAGTTCGACGGAGACCTCGACGTCATGGTGCCGCCCGGCGTCGTCGTGCCCCGGCTGGCCGGGACGGACGGCCACGTCGGGCTGGACCCGGCGACCGTCATCGAGGTGCGCGGCCTGCCGGTCGTCGCGCCAGAGCGCACGTTCGTCCATCTGGCCGCCACCTGGCGGCGCGACGATCTGGTCGTGCTCGGCGACGCGATCCTGCGCCGGCTGATCCGGCCGGGCGTCGACTCACCCATGGAGACGCGCGTCCGGCTCCTCATCGTCGACGCAGGACTGCCGTGTCCCGAGATCGGGGCGAACGTCATCGACGACACCGGCGCATGGCTCGCCCGGCCCGACCTGTCGTACCCGTCGCTGCGCATCGCGATCGAGTACGACGGCGACCACCACCGCACCGACCAGCGGCAGTGGCGACGCGACCGGTTCCGCGACGAGCGGCTACGCGACCTCGGCTGGATCGTCATCCCGCTCACCGCCGATGACGTCCTCCGATACCCGCGACGCACCGTCGAGCGCATCCGCCGCTACGTCCACCTCCGCTCGGCCCTGCCCGTTGATCACGGAGAAGGTCGGCTCTCGCGGCAGTCGGGAGCCGACCTTCTCCATGATCAACTCGGCGCCGGGGTGCCGTGCGTTCAAAGGGGCTAGTCAGCACCCACCGGCGTATGTAATCTAATTACACGTTTCACGGAAGGAGACGTCGCATGGCCACCCAGGCATCGGACGAGGAGCAGATCCTCCGCCTGCACCGCGACTGGTACTTCTCGAACTTCCAGATCAACATCCCGCTCATGCGCACGGTCTTCGCGACCGGCGACGAGAGCTTCCTGATGTTCAACCTGAACGACCACCCGTACTTCGGCGTGGACGACCTGGCGAACCTGTGGTCGTTCTACGCGCGCACCGACGAGTGGGGGCTGTGCGAGGACTACGTCATGCGCGTCGACGTGAGCGGCGACCTCGCCTACGTCGTCTCCGAGGGCAGCTTCCCGGCCTGGCGGGTCCGCGACGACGAGGGCGGCGAGCTGCCCGAGCGGATCGACCGGCCGGCGTACTACCGCTCGACCGAGGTCTACAAGCGCGACGACGGCGCCGGGAACCTGGAGTGGCGCATGTGGCACTTCCACTGCTCGACCCGGCCGCCGGACGACGAGGCGCCGGCGGCGAAGACCCGCGACGACGCCGCCGACCGGCGCGGGCTGGGCAACACCCCGTATTCGCACGGCGTCCGGACCGACTACGCCGAGCTCACGGCCGTGCGATGACGTTCTCGCTGCTCGCCAGGGACGACGCGACCGGCCTGCTCGGCCTCGCGACCGCCACCCACGCGTACGGCGTCGGGCCGGTGGCCGACCACACCCGGCCCGGCGTCGGCGTCGTCGCCACGCAGTCGTTCGTCGAGGTGTCGTACGGGCCGCTCGGCCTCGACCTCATCGAGCGGGGGACGCCCGCCGCGGAGGCGCTGGACAAGCTGGTCGCCGACGACCCCGACAGCGACATCCGCCAGGTGGCGTACCTCGACACGACCGGCGGCGTCGCGCACCACACCGGCGCCCGGTGCGTGCCGTCGTGCGGCGCCGTGGTGGACGGGTCGGTGGTCGCCGTCGGCAACATGCTCGACAACGACGGCGTGCTGCCCGCGGTGGTCGAGGCGTTCCGGGGCGCGGACGGCGACCTCGCCGACCGCCTGCTCGCGGGCCTGGCCGCCGGCGACGAGGCCGGCGGCGACGTGCGCGGGCGGATGTCGGCCGCGCTGCGGGTGGTGACGGGGGAGCGGCCGGCCGACCCGTGGCAGGGCACCGTCGTGGACCTGCGGGTCGACCTCGACACCGACCCGGTCGGGCGCCTGGCCGAGAGCCTGCGCATCCACCGCGCGTACGGCGTCTTCTTCGAGTCGGTCTTCAAGCCGGGGCTGGTCACCGGCGCCGAACCGGTGCTGGGTGACGAGCTCGAGCAGGCGATGGCCGGACTCGCCGCGACGCAGCGCGAGCTCGGCGACGACCTCGAGCCCACCCTGTGGCGGGGCGTGCTGCTGGTGCGGGCCGGACGCGTCGACGAGGGCGCCGCGCTGATCGCGCGCGCCGTCGACGCCCGGCCGCGGTTCGCCCGCTTCGTCGACGGGATGGCACGGACCGGCATGCTGCCGGCCGGCTCCGCGGAGATCCTGCGGAGGGCCGGCCGATGAGAGAGCGAGTCGGATTCGCCCTGGGCAGCACCTTCCACCCGGCCGAGCTGGTGCCCGTCGCCCGGGCCGTGGAGCAGAACGGCTTCGCCAGCATCTGGTCGTCGGAGGACTACTTCGCCACCGGCGGCGTCGCCGGCGCCGCGACCATCCTCGCGGTGACCGACGAGGTGCGGGTCGGCACCGGTGTGCTCTCCGTCTACGCGCGGCACCCGGGCCTGCTGGCCATGGAGGCCGGCACGCTCGCGTCGATCCACCCCGGCCGGTTCGTCCTCGGCGTCGGCGTCGGCGGCAGTGGATGGCTGGACCAGCAGGGCATCGAGCACCGGCGGCCGCTGGGCGCCGTGCGCGGCACCATCGAGGCGGTACGGGCGCTGTGGGCCGGCGAGACCCTCACCGGCGACCACGGCGGGTTCGCGTTCGAGGGCATCCACCTCGAGTACCCGCCGCCGCAGCCGCCGCCGATCCACCTGGGCGCGACCGGCCCGAAGATGACCGCACTGGCCGGGGAGATCTCCGACGGGCTGGTGCTCTCCGTCTTCAGCAGTCCCGCCTTCGTCCGCGTCGAGCGCGACCTGCTGGCCGCGGCCGGCGGCGCGGACACCCCGATCACGACGTTCGCCTTCCTGTCGCTGGCCGAGACCACCGCCGAGGCCCGCGCGCGCATCCGGCCGCTGCTGGGCGCCTACCTGGCCGACGGCGAGAGCACGGCGATGACGGACGCGATCGGCATCACCGAAGAGCTACGCGCGCTCGCGCGGACCGGCGGTCCCGAGGGACTCGCCGCCGACATGCCGGACGAATGGATCGACCAGCTGTGCGTCTGCGGTGACGCGGACACCTGCGCCGGTCGCATCCAGACGCTGCTCGCCGCCGGCTCGGACGAGGTCGCCCTCGCCCCCATCCACGCCGAATCCCTGCTCGGGGACATCAAGAAGCTCAGCGCGGCCATCGGCGCCGGCTGACACTCATCGGGAGACTCCCTCATGGCGCACAGAAGACGCACGCCCGGGGCGCTGGTCGCCTCCGGCCTGATCCTGGCGGCCACGGCCTGCGGAGGCGGCGCCGCCTCCGACGACGACACCGGTGGCGGCAGCGCTGCCGCCGACGAGCTGGT
This Jiangella alba DNA region includes the following protein-coding sequences:
- a CDS encoding MmgE/PrpD family protein; translation: MTDELIALLERRVAEAAALRWDDLPAGLRAHAGLILADTVGVVAAGARSAEVRALAADPLLGLGPDGPARTLAPGRPRGDPATVAWVNGTAGTFLELDEGYRPTGHPAIHVLPAALATAETVHADGARLGAAFVAGYEVAALLFESFRLPPPMHPHGHFGALGAATAVAMLRGDDPVAVVRVAATQPLLTGWAACYEGATARNSWTGHAGRAGVQASMLHRAGFTGSLSSHLSVVAPYALDPGGLRDPVRPAALRIGRNYVKLHSACALTHGALDATVRAWSRLGADPDDVAEVVVDTVSANLRVDRQAAPNALSTRFSLPYAVAAAIRTGSTGPAAFDWRPDVAALAARVRVRADPELDVLWPDAAPARVRIGLASGAAAEARADNPHGHHSDPATRDELRAKFVRLGGAAATFDALTAFADAADCAALPL
- a CDS encoding endonuclease domain-containing protein: MPSTAAFSHETAALLCDLPVPEFDGDLDVMVPPGVVVPRLAGTDGHVGLDPATVIEVRGLPVVAPERTFVHLAATWRRDDLVVLGDAILRRLIRPGVDSPMETRVRLLIVDAGLPCPEIGANVIDDTGAWLARPDLSYPSLRIAIEYDGDHHRTDQRQWRRDRFRDERLRDLGWIVIPLTADDVLRYPRRTVERIRRYVHLRSALPVDHGEGRLSRQSGADLLHDQLGAGVPCVQRG
- a CDS encoding YybH family protein; translation: MATQASDEEQILRLHRDWYFSNFQINIPLMRTVFATGDESFLMFNLNDHPYFGVDDLANLWSFYARTDEWGLCEDYVMRVDVSGDLAYVVSEGSFPAWRVRDDEGGELPERIDRPAYYRSTEVYKRDDGAGNLEWRMWHFHCSTRPPDDEAPAAKTRDDAADRRGLGNTPYSHGVRTDYAELTAVR
- a CDS encoding DUF1028 domain-containing protein, translated to MTFSLLARDDATGLLGLATATHAYGVGPVADHTRPGVGVVATQSFVEVSYGPLGLDLIERGTPAAEALDKLVADDPDSDIRQVAYLDTTGGVAHHTGARCVPSCGAVVDGSVVAVGNMLDNDGVLPAVVEAFRGADGDLADRLLAGLAAGDEAGGDVRGRMSAALRVVTGERPADPWQGTVVDLRVDLDTDPVGRLAESLRIHRAYGVFFESVFKPGLVTGAEPVLGDELEQAMAGLAATQRELGDDLEPTLWRGVLLVRAGRVDEGAALIARAVDARPRFARFVDGMARTGMLPAGSAEILRRAGR
- a CDS encoding LLM class flavin-dependent oxidoreductase, producing the protein MRERVGFALGSTFHPAELVPVARAVEQNGFASIWSSEDYFATGGVAGAATILAVTDEVRVGTGVLSVYARHPGLLAMEAGTLASIHPGRFVLGVGVGGSGWLDQQGIEHRRPLGAVRGTIEAVRALWAGETLTGDHGGFAFEGIHLEYPPPQPPPIHLGATGPKMTALAGEISDGLVLSVFSSPAFVRVERDLLAAAGGADTPITTFAFLSLAETTAEARARIRPLLGAYLADGESTAMTDAIGITEELRALARTGGPEGLAADMPDEWIDQLCVCGDADTCAGRIQTLLAAGSDEVALAPIHAESLLGDIKKLSAAIGAG